From a region of the Rhodococcus sp. 4CII genome:
- a CDS encoding alkyl hydroperoxide reductase translates to MVLLPNVDQFPAHNLTAAIAGRRPSGVDPQWPDDYVTTVTGDVDEVLRALDTLRSDQLCMCNCKKGYPTIAPGALQTARARS, encoded by the coding sequence ATGGTCCTGCTGCCCAACGTTGATCAGTTTCCCGCACACAACTTGACCGCCGCTATTGCTGGCCGCCGCCCCTCCGGCGTCGACCCCCAGTGGCCTGATGACTACGTCACCACCGTCACCGGCGACGTCGACGAAGTCCTCAGAGCGCTCGACACCCTGCGGTCCGACCAGTTATGCATGTGCAACTGCAAGAAGGGCTACCCCACCATCGCCCCTGGCGCACTCCAGACCGCGAGGGCCCGATCATGA
- a CDS encoding DoxX family protein: protein MVAHGVKHARSLDGTARWFESIGFRDPKFQAATSAGVEILSGSALIAGTMTPMAAAAVIGTMGVAIRTVHAPNGFFITSEGYEYAAGIAAGCVALVSLPASMFGLDRHLRLGRFRGGKAALATLIVGAASAASHTSAFWNSPRRTPRDAPLPTPDLDTVEPDDRTD from the coding sequence ATGGTCGCACACGGAGTGAAACACGCTCGTTCGCTCGACGGCACGGCGCGTTGGTTCGAATCGATCGGTTTTCGCGACCCCAAGTTTCAGGCAGCCACCAGTGCCGGTGTCGAGATCCTCTCGGGAAGCGCCCTTATCGCGGGGACCATGACGCCGATGGCGGCGGCAGCTGTGATCGGCACGATGGGCGTGGCGATCCGAACCGTGCACGCCCCCAATGGCTTTTTCATCACGTCCGAGGGATACGAGTACGCAGCGGGCATTGCCGCCGGATGTGTGGCGCTCGTCAGTCTGCCGGCGAGCATGTTCGGTCTGGATCGACATCTGCGACTCGGACGATTCCGCGGTGGCAAAGCCGCGTTAGCCACCCTGATCGTGGGTGCGGCATCGGCAGCAAGCCACACATCCGCGTTCTGGAACAGTCCCCGACGTACGCCGCGAGACGCTCCACTGCCGACACCGGATCTCGACACGGTAGAGCCGGACGATCGAACCGACTGA
- the folE gene encoding GTP cyclohydrolase I FolE produces MLLYGGETNVGDPPNADLGAAESAARAFLDALGIDTGASGARDTPARMARAYLDLFTANSFELTTFPNDEGYDELVVAKSIPVRSVCEHHLLPFSGVAHVGYLPGERVLGLSKLARIVEFFARRPQVQERLTKQVADCLTAKLGPKGVGVVIEAEHSCMSMRGIRAIGSTTITSALSGSLRDDPRSRQEFFALTGV; encoded by the coding sequence CTGCTGCTCTACGGAGGGGAGACCAACGTAGGTGATCCGCCGAACGCGGACCTGGGCGCTGCGGAGTCCGCTGCGCGGGCGTTTCTGGACGCGCTCGGGATCGATACCGGAGCCAGCGGGGCCCGAGATACACCCGCCAGGATGGCACGGGCGTACCTCGATCTCTTTACCGCGAATTCCTTCGAGTTGACGACCTTCCCCAACGATGAAGGGTATGACGAGCTGGTGGTGGCCAAATCTATTCCGGTTCGTTCGGTGTGTGAACACCACCTGCTGCCGTTCAGCGGTGTCGCGCACGTCGGATACCTTCCGGGCGAACGCGTCCTCGGCCTGTCGAAACTTGCCCGAATCGTCGAGTTCTTCGCCCGGCGGCCACAGGTGCAGGAACGGCTCACGAAGCAAGTCGCGGACTGCTTGACAGCGAAACTCGGACCGAAGGGTGTGGGAGTCGTCATCGAAGCCGAGCACAGCTGTATGTCGATGCGCGGTATACGCGCGATCGGCTCTACCACCATCACCTCGGCGCTGTCGGGATCGTTGCGCGACGATCCGCGATCACGCCAGGAATTCTTCGCGCTGACCGGAGTCTAG
- a CDS encoding VOC family protein — protein MTTEATETKPAILTQAGAATGRLAGVNHLQLIVSDMDASVRFYRDILGLTVVRTTADYPAPGRGYQILKNTFLDMGNGNLLSLIVVGGAGISDTPTTAEPSVSAEWLWPGVPENQWTPRKFDHVAFNVDSHDDMVWFQDHLQACGVKTSKIIARDYEAWVESLYFYDPDGIPLEIATFDKGNPKWESHKPTDWFRDPHPVPALRVNPL, from the coding sequence ATGACCACCGAGGCAACGGAAACCAAACCGGCGATCCTGACGCAGGCCGGTGCTGCGACAGGCCGTCTCGCCGGTGTCAATCACTTGCAACTCATCGTCAGCGACATGGACGCCAGTGTCAGGTTCTACCGCGACATCCTGGGGTTGACCGTTGTTCGCACCACCGCCGACTATCCGGCGCCCGGACGCGGATACCAGATCCTGAAAAATACCTTCCTGGACATGGGGAACGGTAACCTGCTGTCACTCATTGTGGTGGGTGGCGCCGGCATCAGCGATACTCCCACGACCGCAGAACCCTCGGTCAGCGCCGAATGGTTGTGGCCAGGTGTTCCGGAAAACCAATGGACTCCGCGCAAGTTCGATCATGTGGCGTTCAATGTCGACAGTCACGACGACATGGTGTGGTTCCAGGATCACCTGCAAGCCTGTGGCGTCAAGACGAGCAAGATCATCGCCCGTGACTACGAGGCCTGGGTGGAGTCCCTCTACTTCTACGACCCGGACGGGATTCCCCTCGAAATTGCGACTTTCGACAAGGGAAACCCGAAGTGGGAATCACACAAACCGACGGACTGGTTCCGCGACCCCCACCCTGTCCCTGCTCTCCGCGTGAACCCGTTGTGA
- a CDS encoding amidohydrolase family protein — MSKYRVIDTDTHLIEPAELWTERLPKAWGTDVLHVKWDEKSQSDLWFFGDQPLKGAWTWANWNWKNFNSELHDGSGPTRLDEAHPATYDVDERVKFMDDQGFEMQVLYPNLAGFDWKPFVQHPNRNLAIAHLAAYNDFQLEWVAKYPGRFIPMMVIPYWDVEASVAEIERLADSGFGGIVTTGAPHEHGQAPLGSRKWDPLWKACEEAGLSVSFHTASGDFREMLKHDDDDGLVGGVRVAADGPHIYLANAVIVSDLLVSGILARFPTLQFVSVESGIGWAPFVLDALDKRFQKNGVFRSHPEFGDMLPSDFFKRQVSLNFWFEQLDDYHIETLSLKPLMFETDFPHPTSFHRPTLEENIELVLGRQPEEVRRAVLWDNAARLYGKAMEKQGVNPLQTVAI; from the coding sequence ATGAGTAAGTACCGGGTCATCGACACAGATACCCATCTCATCGAGCCGGCGGAGCTGTGGACCGAGCGCCTGCCGAAGGCGTGGGGCACGGACGTTCTGCACGTCAAGTGGGACGAGAAGAGTCAGTCGGATCTGTGGTTCTTCGGCGATCAACCGCTCAAGGGCGCGTGGACGTGGGCGAACTGGAACTGGAAGAACTTCAACTCCGAACTGCACGACGGTAGCGGCCCCACCCGCCTCGACGAAGCCCATCCGGCCACCTACGACGTCGACGAGCGCGTGAAGTTCATGGACGACCAGGGCTTCGAGATGCAGGTGCTGTACCCGAACCTCGCCGGATTCGACTGGAAGCCGTTCGTGCAGCACCCCAACCGGAACCTGGCGATCGCGCACCTGGCCGCCTACAACGACTTCCAACTCGAATGGGTGGCCAAGTACCCGGGCCGGTTCATCCCCATGATGGTGATCCCGTACTGGGACGTGGAGGCGTCGGTCGCGGAGATCGAACGCCTCGCGGACTCCGGCTTCGGCGGCATCGTGACCACCGGTGCCCCGCACGAGCACGGCCAGGCGCCCCTGGGCAGCCGCAAGTGGGATCCGCTGTGGAAGGCATGCGAGGAGGCGGGCCTGTCGGTCAGCTTCCACACCGCCAGCGGCGACTTCCGCGAGATGCTCAAGCACGACGACGACGACGGATTGGTCGGCGGTGTCCGAGTCGCCGCCGACGGACCCCACATCTACCTCGCCAATGCCGTCATCGTCAGCGACCTGCTCGTGTCCGGGATCCTCGCCCGGTTCCCGACCCTGCAATTCGTCTCCGTGGAAAGCGGAATCGGCTGGGCCCCGTTCGTTCTCGACGCCCTGGACAAACGATTCCAGAAGAACGGCGTGTTCCGCTCGCACCCCGAGTTCGGTGACATGCTCCCCAGTGACTTCTTCAAACGGCAGGTGTCGCTGAACTTCTGGTTCGAGCAGCTCGACGACTACCACATCGAGACGCTCTCGCTCAAGCCGCTGATGTTCGAGACCGACTTCCCCCACCCCACCAGCTTCCACCGGCCCACCCTCGAGGAAAACATCGAACTCGTCCTCGGCCGCCAGCCCGAAGAGGTCCGCCGCGCAGTCCTGTGGGACAACGCCGCCCGCCTCTACGGCAAGGCCATGGAGAAGCAGGGTGTCAACCCACTCCAGACCGTCGCAATCTAG
- a CDS encoding cysteine hydrolase family protein, giving the protein MKAEISAPIGALLLMDLQNCILSGISNSDELLSVAESLKITAHENTLETIYVRVAFDESDYRKVPAENKAFWPIAQNRALGSMSADSAIAERISPESGDQLIITKTRCSAFSGTHLLEHLRSHGLRLLLISGASTSGVVLSTSREAADLDFKVAVVSDACGDFDSKIHQTLVEDVLPLHLDVITANEVSRYVENYRDTLDLEGPPSSQLAPKEQTGPRS; this is encoded by the coding sequence ATGAAAGCTGAGATCAGCGCCCCCATCGGTGCGTTGCTGTTGATGGATCTGCAAAACTGCATTCTGTCCGGAATATCGAACTCGGATGAGCTGTTAAGCGTGGCAGAGTCCCTAAAAATTACGGCGCATGAGAATACTCTTGAGACAATCTACGTGCGTGTAGCCTTTGACGAATCGGACTACCGCAAGGTTCCTGCCGAGAACAAAGCATTCTGGCCGATCGCACAGAATCGGGCACTAGGGTCAATGTCAGCGGATTCTGCTATCGCGGAGAGAATTTCGCCTGAATCAGGCGACCAGCTTATTATCACCAAAACTAGATGCAGCGCTTTTTCTGGGACTCACCTATTAGAGCACCTCCGGTCACACGGTTTGCGACTTCTGTTGATCTCTGGGGCCTCGACCAGCGGGGTCGTGTTGTCGACGAGTCGGGAAGCCGCGGACCTCGACTTCAAGGTTGCGGTGGTTTCCGATGCATGCGGGGACTTCGACAGTAAAATTCATCAGACGCTTGTCGAAGACGTGCTCCCATTGCACTTGGACGTAATAACCGCAAACGAGGTGAGCCGATATGTCGAAAACTACCGCGACACTCTCGATCTTGAAGGGCCCCCCTCAAGCCAACTAGCGCCTAAGGAACAAACAGGGCCGCGCAGCTAG
- a CDS encoding winged helix-turn-helix domain-containing protein — MTVTDTRSALAANSAREHLLRLDRLRLIDKAQNEGFTLRQIADLLEISATQVHRLAQRVLQQPGDLERSPQEVIYQRSAGVITDDEMMDTLVHWTYTYGYVPTDGDQPVDAYAKGSWDEVRRAYRRGLLTDDEWDVLFDSTRTARQAQRTAARG, encoded by the coding sequence ATGACCGTCACCGATACCAGAAGTGCTCTCGCTGCCAATTCCGCGCGGGAGCACCTCCTGCGGCTGGACCGCCTGCGGCTGATCGACAAGGCGCAGAATGAGGGTTTCACGCTGCGCCAGATCGCGGATCTCCTGGAAATCTCGGCAACGCAGGTCCACCGGCTCGCGCAACGCGTCCTGCAGCAGCCCGGCGACCTCGAGCGAAGCCCGCAGGAGGTGATCTACCAGCGCTCGGCCGGGGTGATCACCGATGACGAGATGATGGACACGCTGGTGCACTGGACCTACACCTACGGCTATGTGCCCACCGACGGCGACCAGCCGGTGGACGCGTACGCCAAGGGCAGCTGGGACGAGGTGCGGCGGGCGTACCGGCGGGGCTTGCTCACCGACGACGAGTGGGACGTGTTGTTCGACAGCACCCGCACCGCACGGCAGGCGCAGCGTACTGCGGCCCGAGGGTGA
- a CDS encoding zeta toxin family protein: MRRDNFRGTPGAGKSTALRERHLVDTSYRYLDADIVKDELLRRAIADGHYADLLSTTLADTHPIAPRELAALVHAESTEVIDDVREVCLQRRENVVIEGTLQWGPLGDILMAQLSEHDYTDVRIVDVEVPAPIAQEQAVRRWWEGRLRGISGQDRMGGRFTPPAAITRLYENGPVSRCAAHARAAFESSLAAAITQVTLIHIDRRLGAEPLVSRRVEGKLVEGR, encoded by the coding sequence CTGCGCCGCGATAATTTCCGCGGGACCCCGGGGGCCGGTAAGTCGACGGCACTGCGGGAACGGCATCTGGTCGATACCAGCTACCGATACCTGGATGCGGACATCGTCAAGGACGAACTCCTGCGCCGCGCCATCGCCGACGGTCACTACGCGGACCTGCTGTCGACGACGCTCGCCGATACGCACCCGATCGCACCCCGGGAGCTCGCGGCCCTGGTCCACGCCGAATCCACCGAAGTCATCGACGACGTCCGCGAGGTGTGCCTGCAACGACGGGAGAACGTCGTCATCGAAGGCACCCTGCAATGGGGCCCGCTCGGAGACATCCTGATGGCCCAGCTCAGCGAGCACGACTACACCGATGTCCGCATCGTCGACGTCGAAGTACCGGCGCCGATCGCGCAGGAGCAGGCGGTGCGCCGGTGGTGGGAGGGCCGGCTCCGGGGGATCAGCGGTCAGGACCGGATGGGTGGGCGGTTCACACCGCCCGCGGCGATCACACGGCTCTACGAGAATGGTCCGGTGAGCCGGTGCGCAGCCCACGCCCGGGCGGCGTTCGAAAGCTCGCTCGCCGCGGCGATCACGCAGGTCACCCTCATCCACATCGACCGCAGACTCGGCGCCGAGCCGTTGGTCTCGCGGCGCGTCGAGGGCAAGCTGGTCGAGGGACGGTAA
- a CDS encoding DUF732 domain-containing protein yields the protein MAEVSEKAFLGPGEDVCAQLDSGVDWKVVMQIMTEASDAENAENLMYASTKAYCPQHFTGAK from the coding sequence CTGGCGGAGGTCAGCGAGAAAGCCTTCCTCGGGCCCGGGGAGGACGTGTGCGCGCAGCTCGACTCCGGTGTGGACTGGAAGGTGGTCATGCAGATCATGACCGAAGCCTCCGACGCCGAGAACGCGGAGAACCTGATGTACGCGTCCACGAAGGCGTACTGCCCGCAGCACTTCACCGGCGCCAAATAG
- a CDS encoding alpha/beta fold hydrolase has product MNPSRMRRLRPVPDAEPQMMFRTIHGYRRAFRMTGDGPALLLLHGIGDNSSTWTEIIPHLAEKYTVIAPDLLGHGRSDKPRADYSVAAYANGMRDLLSTLGIDHATVIGHSLGGGIAMQFAYQFPQMVDRLILVSAGGITKDVHPLLRLAATPIVNEALKLLRLPGAVPAVRWAGTLLTRLHGTALHPGAALHDTPDLVRILTELPDPTAYEAYLRTLRAVVDWRGQTVTMLDRCYLTASLPVQLIWGDRDIVIPVSHAHTAHAAMPDSRLDIFEGAGHFPFRDDPMRFLHTIEKFLSDTRPSPFDEIRWRQLLNTGTVEKALTRAAVFDAVGSAERSAT; this is encoded by the coding sequence ATGAACCCCAGTCGCATGCGCAGGCTCAGGCCGGTGCCCGACGCCGAACCGCAGATGATGTTCCGCACCATCCACGGGTACCGGCGCGCCTTCCGCATGACCGGTGACGGCCCCGCGCTGCTGTTGTTGCACGGCATCGGCGACAACTCGTCGACATGGACCGAGATCATCCCGCACCTCGCCGAGAAATACACCGTGATCGCACCCGATCTACTCGGCCACGGACGCTCCGACAAGCCCCGTGCCGACTATTCCGTCGCCGCCTACGCCAACGGCATGCGCGATCTACTCTCGACCCTGGGAATCGACCACGCCACCGTGATCGGACATTCGCTCGGCGGCGGCATCGCGATGCAATTCGCCTACCAGTTCCCCCAGATGGTGGATCGGCTCATCCTGGTTTCCGCCGGCGGTATCACCAAGGACGTTCATCCGCTCCTGCGCCTGGCCGCGACGCCGATCGTCAACGAGGCACTGAAATTGCTGCGCCTGCCGGGAGCGGTGCCCGCGGTGCGATGGGCGGGCACCCTGTTGACTCGGCTGCACGGTACTGCCCTGCACCCCGGTGCCGCCCTGCACGACACACCGGATCTGGTGCGGATCTTGACCGAACTGCCCGACCCCACCGCGTACGAGGCCTACCTACGCACCCTGCGGGCGGTGGTCGACTGGCGCGGACAGACGGTGACCATGCTCGACCGCTGCTATCTGACGGCAAGTCTCCCTGTTCAACTCATCTGGGGAGATCGCGATATCGTCATCCCCGTCAGCCACGCCCACACCGCGCACGCGGCAATGCCGGATTCGCGCCTGGACATCTTCGAAGGCGCCGGTCACTTCCCCTTCCGGGACGACCCCATGCGCTTCCTCCACACCATCGAGAAGTTCCTGTCCGACACGCGCCCATCACCATTCGACGAGATCAGGTGGCGGCAACTGCTCAACACCGGAACCGTCGAGAAGGCCCTCACTCGTGCCGCTGTGTTCGATGCGGTGGGATCCGCCGAACGCAGCGCCACCTGA
- a CDS encoding GAF and ANTAR domain-containing protein, whose product MTIGADGSAQYPSMTAVTVALDTVTAALDTLRGESASEEALEVVLLRLARTGVAALEDADAISVTRLDERHPVTVAVTDPAMEPIDAAQYAAGRGPCLQACATRRPVRSVVGDHDDVWPEFTAAARAAGIRAYLSVPLLVGDDDAAELVGSFNVYSARPEAFDPFDEKLMALLSTAASAAITNALRWGRSRQTVEQLQAALASRAEIEQAKGVLMGRHGVDAEQAFRELVARSQRTNTKLYDVAREVLRTATAASSPDRVR is encoded by the coding sequence ATGACTATCGGTGCCGACGGGTCGGCGCAGTATCCGTCGATGACCGCGGTGACCGTCGCGTTGGACACCGTCACCGCGGCACTCGACACGCTTCGCGGCGAGTCGGCCTCCGAGGAAGCCCTCGAGGTGGTGTTGCTGCGGCTGGCCCGGACCGGGGTGGCCGCGCTCGAGGACGCGGACGCGATCAGTGTCACCCGCCTCGACGAACGGCACCCGGTGACCGTGGCGGTCACCGACCCCGCGATGGAACCGATCGACGCGGCGCAGTACGCGGCCGGCCGGGGACCGTGCCTGCAGGCCTGCGCCACTCGCCGCCCGGTGCGGTCTGTGGTCGGCGATCACGACGACGTGTGGCCGGAATTCACCGCCGCTGCCCGGGCCGCCGGGATCCGCGCGTATCTGTCGGTTCCGCTGCTCGTCGGCGATGACGACGCGGCGGAGTTGGTGGGATCGTTCAATGTGTACAGTGCCCGGCCCGAGGCGTTCGATCCGTTCGACGAAAAGCTGATGGCGCTGCTGAGCACCGCGGCGTCGGCGGCGATCACCAACGCCCTACGGTGGGGCCGATCCAGGCAGACCGTGGAGCAGCTGCAGGCCGCGCTGGCCAGCCGCGCCGAGATCGAACAGGCCAAGGGGGTGCTGATGGGAAGGCACGGCGTCGACGCCGAACAGGCATTTCGCGAGTTGGTCGCGAGGTCTCAGCGCACCAACACCAAACTCTACGACGTCGCCCGCGAGGTGCTCCGCACCGCGACCGCGGCCTCGTCCCCCGACCGGGTCCGCTAA
- a CDS encoding SDR family NAD(P)-dependent oxidoreductase, whose product MDTGLEDKVVVITGAGSGIGAASARAFAAEKARLALLDRDRHGLDILAKELEQITEVHYAVADLSTEAGVTGGLDEVLARYDGRVDVLFNNVGAGSLGTFDSLTDTDWVSTLELNFLSQVRAATHVLPAMRAAGRGVIVNNASDLGRQPIAAGPDYAASKAAILSFTSSLAISEGPTVRVNAVAPGPILSPMWLMDGGLADTFAAAHGVHRDESIEAEMKHRGLPLQRIGTPEEVANVVVFLASDLASYVTASVYGVDGGSFRAIT is encoded by the coding sequence ATGGACACCGGACTCGAGGACAAAGTTGTCGTCATCACCGGCGCCGGCTCCGGAATCGGCGCCGCCTCCGCCCGCGCCTTCGCCGCGGAGAAGGCCCGGCTCGCCCTGCTCGACCGCGACCGGCACGGTCTCGACATCCTCGCCAAGGAACTCGAGCAGATCACCGAAGTCCACTACGCCGTCGCCGATCTCAGTACCGAAGCCGGTGTCACCGGTGGGCTCGACGAGGTCCTCGCCCGCTACGACGGGCGGGTGGACGTGCTGTTCAACAACGTCGGCGCCGGCAGCCTGGGAACGTTCGACAGTCTCACCGACACCGACTGGGTCTCCACCCTCGAGCTGAACTTCCTCAGCCAGGTCCGCGCCGCCACCCACGTGCTGCCCGCCATGCGGGCCGCCGGACGCGGGGTCATCGTCAACAACGCCTCCGACCTGGGCCGCCAGCCCATCGCCGCCGGCCCGGACTACGCCGCATCCAAGGCCGCGATCCTGTCGTTCACCAGCTCGCTGGCGATCAGCGAAGGCCCGACCGTGCGGGTCAACGCCGTCGCCCCCGGACCGATCCTCTCCCCGATGTGGCTGATGGACGGCGGCCTCGCCGACACGTTCGCCGCCGCGCACGGCGTCCACCGCGACGAATCCATCGAGGCCGAGATGAAGCACCGCGGACTTCCCTTGCAGCGCATCGGAACCCCCGAAGAAGTGGCGAACGTGGTGGTCTTCCTCGCCTCCGACCTTGCCTCCTACGTCACCGCCTCGGTCTACGGCGTCGACGGCGGCTCCTTCCGCGCCATCACGTAA
- a CDS encoding sugar ABC transporter substrate-binding protein, with protein MMAHTITLLRKVALAITVCAATVLAGTACGAPGAATNHDDWPTIAFLVPMDRNHEYGRNYVASLRTTAEEHHVHAFVMNSNYDASVQASQMKIAIAKKVDGIVIWPALYGAEQPMLIQAQRAGIPVDISNSQPPEDLDTSLYHAFTGPNDQRIGELQGKELAKLLSGKGTYVYIGGTPGNAAAINRQVGLEREMANHPDITLLGSQPGNFDKNQAQTAASALISRFGNQIDALVTPDDIMASGAAQALDAAGMAGQVKLLGHNYAPVARGMLENGSMSTTLFQSPCWDSTHALTTMMAILDGKDVPPVSYMPLPVVTKDNLDEFTPNSCLPDGYSEPTPN; from the coding sequence ATGATGGCGCACACAATCACTCTGCTCCGCAAGGTCGCACTCGCGATCACCGTTTGCGCGGCCACCGTGCTGGCCGGCACCGCGTGCGGCGCCCCCGGGGCGGCGACCAACCACGACGACTGGCCGACGATCGCGTTCCTCGTGCCGATGGACCGCAACCACGAATACGGCCGCAACTACGTTGCGTCCCTGCGCACCACCGCCGAAGAACACCACGTCCACGCGTTCGTGATGAACTCGAACTACGACGCCTCCGTGCAGGCCTCGCAGATGAAGATCGCGATCGCCAAGAAGGTCGACGGCATCGTGATCTGGCCGGCGCTCTACGGCGCCGAACAGCCGATGCTCATCCAGGCCCAGCGCGCCGGGATTCCGGTCGACATCAGCAACTCTCAGCCCCCCGAGGACCTCGACACCAGCCTCTATCACGCCTTCACCGGACCGAACGATCAACGCATCGGTGAACTGCAGGGCAAGGAACTCGCGAAGCTGCTCAGCGGCAAGGGCACCTACGTCTACATCGGCGGCACCCCCGGCAACGCGGCCGCGATCAACCGGCAGGTCGGCCTCGAACGGGAGATGGCCAATCACCCCGACATCACGCTGCTCGGCTCCCAGCCGGGCAACTTCGACAAGAACCAGGCCCAGACCGCCGCGAGCGCGCTGATCAGCCGGTTCGGCAACCAGATCGACGCCCTCGTCACCCCCGACGACATCATGGCCTCCGGTGCCGCGCAGGCCCTCGACGCCGCCGGGATGGCCGGCCAGGTCAAGCTGCTCGGCCACAACTACGCCCCGGTCGCCCGGGGCATGCTCGAGAACGGTTCGATGTCGACCACCCTGTTCCAGTCACCGTGCTGGGACTCCACCCACGCCCTGACCACCATGATGGCCATCCTCGACGGCAAGGACGTGCCGCCGGTCAGCTACATGCCGCTGCCGGTGGTCACCAAGGACAACCTCGACGAGTTCACCCCCAACAGCTGCCTGCCCGACGGATACTCCGAACCCACCCCCAACTAG
- a CDS encoding ABC transporter permease: MNNNTLLTQFKNWTAFRAVILLALVVAVLLLVQPTALGSYGIALSRIVDVWLVAIALVPVLVLGEIDLSVGSTMAVTAAVAAQVSGNLAISIPLALITGAVVGLINGLLIVKVGINSFITTLGMLITLQGLALAITDGAPVPLQDSPRALSFSVPLVGQVTPDIVIAVVATAALWFFMTKVRSGRELYIIGGNAEAAASGGISITSRKILAFMICSSVAGLAGVVDTLNLVAASPTLGSTVMLLAIAAAVVGGASLSGGKASIIGAVIGAVALGGISIGLQMSGLDSSIENVAIGVILFAAIVLTKDGVRALRLPALSALLAPRTGTSADHTAVAAGKAR; the protein is encoded by the coding sequence GTGAACAACAACACTCTCCTGACCCAGTTCAAGAACTGGACCGCGTTCCGGGCGGTGATCCTGCTCGCCCTGGTCGTCGCCGTGCTGCTGCTGGTGCAACCCACCGCGCTCGGCTCCTACGGCATCGCCCTGTCCCGGATCGTCGACGTGTGGCTGGTGGCCATCGCGCTGGTGCCCGTCCTGGTCCTCGGTGAGATCGACCTCAGCGTCGGATCGACCATGGCCGTCACGGCCGCCGTCGCCGCGCAGGTCTCCGGCAACCTGGCCATCTCGATTCCCCTCGCGCTGATCACCGGTGCCGTGGTGGGATTGATCAACGGGCTTCTGATCGTCAAGGTCGGGATCAACTCCTTCATCACCACCCTCGGCATGCTGATCACCCTGCAGGGTCTGGCCCTGGCCATCACCGACGGCGCCCCCGTCCCACTGCAGGACTCCCCCCGGGCCCTGTCGTTTTCCGTCCCCCTCGTCGGGCAGGTCACCCCGGACATCGTCATCGCCGTCGTCGCCACCGCGGCCCTGTGGTTCTTCATGACCAAGGTGCGCTCGGGACGCGAGCTCTACATCATCGGCGGCAACGCCGAAGCCGCGGCGTCGGGCGGAATCTCGATCACCTCCCGCAAGATCCTCGCCTTCATGATCTGCAGCTCCGTCGCCGGTCTCGCCGGCGTCGTCGACACCCTCAACCTCGTCGCCGCGTCCCCGACCCTGGGATCGACGGTCATGCTGCTGGCCATCGCCGCCGCCGTCGTCGGTGGGGCGAGCCTGTCCGGCGGGAAGGCCAGCATCATCGGCGCCGTCATCGGCGCCGTCGCCCTCGGCGGCATCAGCATCGGACTGCAGATGAGTGGTCTGGACTCGAGCATCGAGAACGTCGCCATCGGCGTGATCCTGTTCGCCGCGATCGTGCTGACCAAAGACGGCGTCCGAGCCCTCCGCCTACCGGCGCTGTCGGCGCTGCTGGCGCCACGCACCGGCACATCCGCGGACCACACAGCCGTCGCAGCAGGAAAGGCACGATGA